In Octopus bimaculoides isolate UCB-OBI-ISO-001 chromosome 14, ASM119413v2, whole genome shotgun sequence, the following are encoded in one genomic region:
- the LOC106871010 gene encoding protocadherin gamma-B7: MRCGTVVQHVNSMMKPNVCRTFLRHVVAMMRPDKCETIALSAFVMICPDVCRIIVSRSIFMTWIDAWRTLARHIIAGMQTNRMLFKISLMLYVIQSCACVDLVYVVEENQIPGTYLGNIAEDSHILKKLSVKDRSQVRFSLLQEANENSSLFNVTEFTGKLYTTRILDAEILCKPNIECFLMINIAIKRGQFFMEILKVKLVVLDINDCRPEFIDKEINISFSEGDRKGTRKSIPSAIDRDINALNSKITYHLRNATDKPFSLSMVNIQNGTDRIYITVKEKLDRETIDTYHVEVVAEDGGRPPNLSYLQVQITVTDENDNTPIFLPDAYNVSINRVVFPGELIVKLSASDADIGKNGQISYYFTSQTSTVTKYYFTLNKTTGTIYLRKKLVPNKSIDFKLFVKAVDSGQPHLSAFADVLVNVVNTENHAPKILVNLGSSSSNTAVISEAIKVGSFIGYVEVIDNDNGSNGEVICTLRDQRFYLHNLGKKKYKIKVKNPIDRESKVSHNVTIACKDKGMPPLWVKSKFYIRVIDINDVPPRFSQKSFKFWTYENQNSNFPVGFVNASDPDMGAGGELSYSLMNLNGTFSPFQITNYGYISTRVSLDREQQEIYHLRVFVKDHGVLSLNNSVSVTVEVMDENDNVPCFTFPDVNPFLVNVHYRPQNGRNITTLRAIDKDIGKNAFLTYEITEGNTRKLFILNRKTGQLSFNRVPFEKDTGIHNLQIRVRDSGIPVLHAVTNLSLILSIGNAASKTLTAVQFGTTVRIHKNLFIVIILVVMIASVCVVVLITTCLIRRNDCGRNSRVDKATATNRRREGKCFKCLPMTAVSQIDITLPEVTNKRNTWNVQLTESCVDLDTENEIDNNDCDSHPLNIQASVPTIQDVQLSSSIACTDKPKPTPRSRRVDLKFPVNNSMTQTAQQCQT, translated from the coding sequence ATGCGATGCGGGACGGTCGTACAACACGTCAATTCTATGATGAAGCCGAATGTGTGCAGAACATTCTTACGACATGTCGTAGCTATGATGAGACCCGACAAATGCGAAACTATTGCGTTATCTGCTTTTGTTATGATCTGTCCTGACGTGTGTAGGATCATAGTAAGTCGTAGTATTTTTATGACCTGGATAGATGCGTGGAGGACGCTTGCTCGACATATCATAGCTGGGATGCAGACAAACAGGATGTTATTTAAGATTTCTCTAATGTTGTATGTTATTCAAAGCTGTGCATGTGTGGACCTAGTCTACGTAGTTGAAGAAAACCAAATTCCAGGAACATATCTTGGAAATATTGCTGAAGATTCACACATTCTGAAGAAGTTATCTGTAAAAGATAGGAGCCAGGTTCGATTCAGTTTATTACAAGAAGCAAATGAaaattcatcattgtttaatgtaacGGAGTTTACTGGAAAACTCTATACGACCAGAATATTAGATGCTGAAATTTTATGTAAACCGAATATAGAATGTTTCTTAATGATCAACATAGCAATCAAGCGGGGTCAATTTTTTATGGAAATACTGAAGGTCAAACTTGTTGTACTGGATATCAATGATTGCAGGCCTGAGTTCATTGACAAAGAGATAAACATTAGCTTCTCTGAAGGAGATCGAAAAGGGACTCGTAAATCCATCCCCAGTGCAATCGACAGGGATATTAATGCGCTAAACTCCAAGATTACCTATCATTTACGTAATGCTACCGataaacctttctctctctcaatggtAAATATTCAAAATGGAACAGATAGGATATACATAACTGTTAAAGAAAAACTCGACAGGGAAACAATAGATACATATCATGTTGAGGTGGTCGCTGAAGATGGTGGTCGACCCCCAAATCTTTCGTATCTTCAGGTTCAAATTACAGTTACcgatgaaaatgataatactCCTATTTTTCTCCCAGATGCTTATAATGTCTCAATCAATAGAGTTGTATTTCCTGGAGAATTAATTGTCAAACTATCAGCTTCTGATGCCGATATTGGTAAAAATGGTCAGATTTCATATTATTTCACATCGCAGACTTCCACTGTAACGAAATACTacttcactttaaataaaacaacCGGCACCATTTACCTAAGAAAGAAGTTGGTACCAAATAAAAGCATAGATTTTAAGTTATTCGTGAAAGCAGTGGACAGTGGTCAGCCTCATCTTAGTGCCTTTGCTGATGTGTTAGTTAATGTTGTAAACACAGAGAATCACGCCCCCAAAATATTGGTTAACTTGGGTTCTTCATCATCTAACACAGCAGTTATTTCAGAAGCGATCAAAGTAGGGAGCTTCATTGGTTATGTTGAAGTGATAGACAACGACAATGGTTCCAACGGAGAAGTAATCTGTACACTTCGTGATCAGAGATTTTACCTTCATAACCTCggtaagaaaaaatacaaaataaaagttaaaaatccAATCGACCGCGAATCCAAGGTCAGCCATAACGTCACAATAGCTTGCAAGGACAAAGGTATGCCTCCCTTGTGGGTGAAGAGCAAGTTTTATATTCGAGTTATTGACATAAACGATGTACCTCCAAGATTTTCccaaaaatcttttaaattttggaCTTATGAGAACCAGAACAGTAACTTTCCAGTTGGTTTTGTTAATGCTTCAGATCCAGACATGGGAGCCGGGGGTGAACTTTCTTACTCGTTGATGAATCTGAATGGAACTTTCTCGCCTTTTCAAATCACTAATTACGGGTACATTTCTACAAGAGTGTCACTGGATCGTGAACAGCAAGAAATCTATCATCTGCGTGTTTTCGTCAAGGACCACGGGGTACTTTCGCTAAACAATTCAGTTAGTGTCACTGTCGAAGTAATGGATGAAAACGACAATGTGCCCTGTTTTACCTTCCCAGATGTTAACCCCTTTCTCGTGAATGTCCATTATCGTCCACAGAATGGTAGAAACATCACAACTCTCAGAGCCATTGACAAAGACATCGGGAAGAACGCCTTCTTAACATATGAAATAACTGAAGGAAATACACGAAAACTATTCATACTAAATCGTAAAACTGGTCAATTATCTTTTAATCGAGTTCCTTTCGAAAAGGACACTGGGATACATAATCTACAGATTAGAGTCAGAGACAGTGGAATTCCTGTATTACATGCAGTGACAAatctatcattaatattatcaattgGCAACGCCGCATCCAAAACATTAACAGCGGTGCAGTTCGGTACGACTGTCAGGATTCATAAAAATCTGTTTATCGTCATAATCTTGGTGGTTATGATTGCTTCGGTTTGTGTAGTGGTGTTGATCACAACATGTCTGATACGCAGAAATGACTGTGGGAGAAATTCACGCGTTGACAAAGCTACTGCAACAAACAGACGTCGAGAAGGAAAATGCTTCAAATGCTTGCCTATGACAGCCGTATCACAAATCGACATAACTCTGCCTGAGGTGACCAACAAACGCAATACATGGAATGTACAGCTTACTGAATCTTGTGTTGATCTCGACACAGAAAACGAAATAGACAACAACGACTGTGATTCACATCCGTTAAATATCCAGGCATCAGTTCCAACAATACAAGAC